The following DNA comes from Candidatus Binatia bacterium.
CCTCCGCAAGCGCTTGGGGGAGTTGTTTGCGATCGACTATGACCTGCTCTTGTATGACGTGACGAGCACCTACTTCGAGGGCTTGGGGGCGCGATCGAACGGCTGCGCGGGCTGATCGACCGGAAGATCAAGGCGATGGTCACGCTCAACCGTGCGCGGGTGAACTACCTGGACAAGTTCCAGAAGCTGATCGCGGAGTACAACGCCGGCAGCAAGAACATCGAGGCCTTGTTCGAGGAGCTGGTGCGGTTCATGCAAAGCCTCAATGCGGAGGACCGGCGCGCGATGTCCGAGGGACTGTCGGAAGAGGAGCTGGCGCTCTTTGACCTGCTCACCAAGCCCGACCCGACGTTGAGCAAGAAGGAGGAGGCGAAGGTCAAGAAGGTCGCGCGCGGGCTGCTGGGGACGCTCAAGCGCGAGAAGCTGGTCTTGGCGTGGCGCCGGCGGCAGCAATCGCGGCAAGCCGTGCGCCTCTGCATCGAGGAAGTGCTCGATACCCTCCCGCGGGCCTACACGCCGGAGGTGTACCAGCGGAAGTGTGACCTGACCTATCAGCACGTGTACGACAAGTACTTCGGCGAGGGGCGGAGCGTGTACGCGGCGGCGGGCCAGGCGGCGTGACTGACACTCTTTGGCGTGCGCATTCGAGTCACCGCTGTGACTCAATCGACGAAGCTGCTATGCTTCACCTGCGTGCGGGGTTCATCGAGAATCCTTCCACGCGGCACTGCGCACGGCCCCCGCTCATTGCGGTAACTCCTTGTGCGGCGAAGGAGGAGTCCGAATGAACGTGCGCTTTGCAAACCGGAAGGAGTTACCCGCGGGCTGGCACCCTGGTGACCCTGTACCGGGAAACAGCCTGGACCTACGTACGGCGCACGAGTGCCCGTTTGGTGCGGAATGTTATTCGTGCCGGATCGGGCTCCAGTGGCACCCTGGATTTGAGACACATGTGAAACCTCCCGCGAACGGATAGCGGCAGCCAACGACGCCCGCGTCGGCCTTGGCCGTGACCCGGGTACCTGCCGCAGGCACCACCTAGCTGATTCTACCGAGTGGCCCTGGAGGGACTTGAACCCCCACCCGCGCAAGGCGGAGCAGATTTTGAGTCTGCTTGACGGCATTACGCTCGGTTGCGCTGCATTGCGCTAGAGTGCGTGATAACCGCTCCAGGAGCTGGTTTCCACGCTTTGCTCGGTTGACCTAGTGCGCTGCATGTTGCTATGAGTTGCTTACTCGTGCTTACCCGACGCTTACCCGAGATCAACGGAGGACATTCATGGCGACAGTAGCAAGCCTGGCCGCGAGGCGCGCGGCGTTGGTGGTCGAGACACCGCCACCTAGCCGCCGAAAGCTTACGAAGCGATTCGTTGAGAGTATCGCGGCGCCAGACGCCGGCGACGCAGACGTGGTGATCTGGGACAGCGAGTTGCCGGGGTTCGGACTGCGCGTGAAGCCGTCCGGCGTGCGCTCGTACATGCTCCAGTACCGCAACGCGGCCGGGCGTTCGCGCCGCGTGACGATCGGGCGCCACGGCGTGCTCACCGCCGAAGAGGCGCGACAGCACGCCCGCGGGCTTCTCGCCGATGCCAAGCGCGGAACCGACCCGGCCGCCGCACGCGAAGCTGCGCGCCGCTCCTCCACCGTCGCGCAACTGTGCCACCGTTACCTCACAGAACACGCTGAGCCGCACAAGAAGGCGTCGAGCGTCGCTGAAGATCGGCGATTGATCGACCGCCGCGTGCTCCCGGCGCTCGGGACCACCAAGGCCGACGCGGTCACGCGAGACGACGTGATGCGCCTACACCACTCGCTGCGCGCTACGCC
Coding sequences within:
- a CDS encoding type I restriction enzyme endonuclease domain-containing protein, whose amino-acid sequence is MRGLIDRKIKAMVTLNRARVNYLDKFQKLIAEYNAGSKNIEALFEELVRFMQSLNAEDRRAMSEGLSEEELALFDLLTKPDPTLSKKEEAKVKKVARGLLGTLKREKLVLAWRRRQQSRQAVRLCIEEVLDTLPRAYTPEVYQRKCDLTYQHVYDKYFGEGRSVYAAAGQAA